Proteins encoded together in one Sinorhizobium sp. B11 window:
- a CDS encoding ABC transporter ATP-binding protein, with amino-acid sequence MKQPLLSVEHLRVEFGTATNPVVVVDDVSFEIEAGGAVGIVGESGSGKSITSLSIMRLVPELCRISAGRISFEGNDLLKLPVSAMPEIRGRDIAMIFQEPMSSLNPVMTIGDQIGEAIKLHERMSRQQRRACIIELLKLVGIPNPEGRLDAYPHQFSGGMRQRVMIAMAVACNPKLLIADEPTTALDVTIQAQVLDLMAKVRKTLNTAVLLISHDLGVIAEVCDRVIVMYAGRVVEDADVRSIFRNPSHPYTQGLLKSIPRLDDDHKRLYQIPGSVPTAGSVKQGCPFYARCPLHIDKCRSEMPPMFAFGPKHKAACWVTAENKASLPSIEEHM; translated from the coding sequence ATGAAGCAGCCCTTGCTGAGCGTCGAGCATCTGCGGGTAGAATTCGGAACGGCGACGAACCCTGTTGTCGTCGTCGACGATGTGAGCTTCGAGATCGAGGCCGGCGGAGCCGTCGGTATCGTCGGCGAGTCTGGTTCCGGCAAGTCGATCACGTCGCTGTCGATCATGCGACTTGTGCCGGAGCTCTGTCGGATTTCCGCTGGCAGGATTAGTTTCGAGGGCAACGATCTGCTGAAACTGCCGGTAAGCGCGATGCCGGAGATCCGCGGTCGCGATATCGCGATGATCTTTCAGGAGCCGATGAGTTCTCTGAACCCGGTCATGACGATCGGCGACCAGATCGGCGAGGCGATCAAGCTGCATGAGAGGATGAGCCGTCAACAGCGCCGCGCCTGCATCATCGAGCTTCTGAAACTCGTCGGCATCCCCAATCCGGAAGGCCGCCTCGATGCCTATCCACATCAGTTCTCCGGCGGCATGCGCCAGCGCGTGATGATCGCCATGGCCGTTGCCTGCAATCCGAAACTCTTGATCGCCGACGAGCCGACGACGGCACTCGACGTCACCATCCAGGCCCAGGTGCTCGACCTGATGGCGAAGGTGCGTAAGACGTTGAACACCGCCGTGCTCTTGATTTCGCACGATCTCGGCGTCATCGCGGAAGTCTGCGATCGCGTCATCGTCATGTATGCCGGCCGAGTGGTCGAGGACGCGGATGTCCGCTCGATCTTCAGGAACCCGAGCCATCCTTATACGCAGGGACTGCTCAAATCGATCCCGCGGCTCGATGACGATCACAAGCGTCTCTACCAGATCCCCGGCTCGGTGCCGACCGCGGGCTCGGTGAAGCAGGGCTGTCCCTTCTACGCCCGCTGTCCTTTGCATATCGATAAGTGCCGCAGTGAAATGCCGCCGATGTTTGCCTTCGGCCCGAAACATAAGGCCGCCTGCTGGGTCACCGCCGAAAACAAGGCATCCCTCCCATCGATCGAGGAGCATATGTGA
- a CDS encoding AraC family transcriptional regulator produces the protein MSLLEIVRRHADVNVDRFGAAATPIAGLTAIRALNPSEIQFAINRPLVALVLQGRKRVSIGPETFDFGAGDSLLITADVPTVSQITTASRIAPYYSLVLELDLAMIRELGSEIGPVTASTSKPVKVDPTETEVAETAVRLMSLVDRPSVMPILARQHLREMHFWLMTGKHGTSIRALGQTDGHAERIGRAVAIIREGFARPLRVNELAETAGMSLSSFHQHFRAVTTLSPLQFQKQLRLIEARRQIISEGVPASSAAYSVGYESITQFTREYARQFGAPPVRDLRALLENGVTAA, from the coding sequence ATGAGTTTGCTGGAGATCGTCCGCCGTCATGCAGACGTCAACGTCGATCGCTTCGGAGCGGCAGCAACTCCGATCGCCGGTCTGACGGCTATCCGCGCCCTGAACCCAAGCGAAATCCAGTTTGCGATCAACAGGCCTCTGGTCGCGCTGGTTCTCCAGGGTCGCAAGAGAGTGAGCATCGGGCCGGAAACGTTCGACTTCGGTGCAGGCGATAGCCTGCTGATCACCGCTGACGTGCCGACGGTGAGCCAGATCACAACGGCAAGCCGCATTGCTCCCTATTATTCTCTCGTTCTCGAACTTGACCTCGCGATGATCCGTGAACTGGGTTCGGAGATTGGTCCGGTGACAGCTTCGACTTCGAAACCCGTTAAGGTAGACCCGACGGAAACTGAGGTCGCGGAGACCGCCGTCAGGCTCATGAGCCTCGTTGATCGGCCCTCAGTCATGCCGATCCTGGCGAGACAGCATCTAAGGGAGATGCATTTCTGGCTGATGACCGGCAAGCACGGAACCTCGATCCGGGCACTCGGTCAGACAGATGGCCACGCGGAGAGAATTGGTCGTGCCGTAGCCATCATCCGCGAAGGCTTCGCTCGTCCCTTGCGAGTGAATGAGCTTGCAGAGACGGCGGGCATGAGCCTTTCGTCATTTCATCAGCATTTCCGCGCAGTGACCACATTGTCACCACTTCAGTTCCAAAAGCAGTTGCGTCTGATCGAGGCGCGAAGGCAGATAATCTCGGAAGGCGTTCCGGCCAGTTCGGCTGCATATTCCGTCGGCTATGAGAGCATCACGCAGTTCACGAGGGAATATGCCCGCCAGTTTGGAGCACCGCCCGTTCGTGATCTCAGGGCGTTGCTGGAAAATGGTGTAACCGCGGCGTGA
- a CDS encoding SDR family oxidoreductase: MTTISIVTGGSRGLGRNTAVSIAKHGGDVILTYRNGAEEAKAVVAEIEALGRKAVALQLDVGTISAFPAFADAVRSVLTVTWSRTNFDHLINNAGHGEMAGFAETTEAQFDNLFNVHVKGVFFLTQTLLPLIVDDGRIVNFSSGLTRVSYPGFSAYSAAKGAVEILTLYLAKELGSRGITANTVAPGAIATDFLGGAVRDTPAYNEAFAKMIALGRVGLPNDIGPMIASLIGPDNGWVTAQRIEVSGGQNI, translated from the coding sequence ATGACGACAATCTCAATCGTAACCGGCGGCAGCCGTGGCCTTGGACGTAACACCGCCGTCAGCATCGCCAAGCATGGTGGCGATGTTATTTTGACCTACCGAAATGGCGCGGAAGAAGCCAAGGCTGTCGTGGCCGAAATAGAAGCTCTCGGCCGCAAGGCAGTGGCGCTGCAGCTCGACGTCGGCACCATATCGGCATTCCCGGCCTTCGCGGACGCCGTTCGATCCGTCCTGACGGTTACCTGGTCGCGTACCAATTTCGATCACCTCATCAACAATGCCGGTCACGGCGAGATGGCGGGCTTCGCAGAGACCACCGAAGCGCAGTTCGACAATCTCTTCAATGTCCACGTCAAGGGCGTCTTCTTCCTGACCCAGACCCTGCTCCCGCTCATTGTCGACGACGGCCGTATCGTCAATTTCTCGTCCGGCCTCACCCGCGTTTCCTATCCGGGATTTTCCGCCTATTCCGCAGCCAAAGGAGCGGTCGAAATCCTCACGCTCTACCTGGCAAAAGAGCTCGGAAGTCGCGGCATTACGGCGAATACGGTCGCTCCAGGTGCGATTGCGACAGATTTCCTGGGCGGAGCGGTGCGCGATACGCCCGCCTATAACGAGGCATTCGCAAAGATGATCGCCCTTGGCCGTGTCGGGCTGCCAAACGATATTGGCCCGATGATCGCCAGCCTGATTGGCCCTGACAACGGCTGGGTCACGGCACAGCGCATTGAAGTGTCTGGCGGTCAGAATATCTAG
- a CDS encoding dipeptide ABC transporter ATP-binding protein — translation MNAILRAEGLSKVFSDGGMLSFKQESSGVRAVDDLSFEILRGETLALVGESGCGKSTLGRLLLRLIEPTDGRVFFEGTELTALSHEKMRSMRRNVQMIFQDPYGSLSPRRSIAEIIGEPLDAFGLVRSKRERRERVADLLTQVGLPTSAMDRYPRQFSGGQRQRIGIARAISLNPGFIVADEPVSALDVSVQAQIINLMQDLQETKGFSFLFIAHDLAVVRHIADRVAVMYLGRIVEIGDKRKVYSAPQHPYTQALLSAAPEPDPDRKSRRIVLEGDVPSPSRIPSGCSFHTRCPIAKDICKVERPALKEVASGQMAACHFAAPNPIPPRVREVVTEF, via the coding sequence ATGAATGCGATCCTGCGTGCCGAAGGGTTGAGCAAGGTCTTTTCCGACGGTGGCATGCTGTCCTTCAAGCAGGAGAGCAGTGGCGTGCGCGCTGTCGATGATTTGAGTTTCGAGATCTTGCGTGGCGAAACGCTGGCGCTGGTGGGTGAATCGGGCTGCGGCAAGTCCACGCTCGGACGGTTGCTGCTGAGGCTGATCGAGCCGACGGATGGTCGCGTCTTCTTCGAGGGCACGGAACTGACGGCGTTGTCGCACGAGAAGATGCGCAGCATGCGCCGCAATGTGCAGATGATCTTTCAGGACCCCTATGGCTCACTCAGCCCGCGCCGCTCCATCGCGGAAATCATCGGAGAACCGCTGGACGCCTTTGGTCTCGTCCGCTCGAAGCGCGAACGGCGCGAAAGGGTCGCCGATCTCCTGACCCAGGTCGGTCTGCCAACGAGCGCTATGGACCGCTATCCCAGGCAGTTTTCCGGCGGTCAGCGTCAACGCATCGGTATTGCCCGGGCGATCTCTCTCAATCCCGGCTTTATCGTCGCCGACGAGCCGGTCTCGGCGCTCGATGTTTCCGTGCAGGCGCAGATCATCAACCTGATGCAGGATTTGCAGGAGACGAAGGGTTTCTCCTTCCTCTTTATCGCCCACGACCTTGCCGTCGTGCGTCATATCGCCGACCGCGTAGCGGTGATGTATCTCGGCAGGATCGTAGAGATCGGCGACAAGCGGAAGGTCTATTCGGCCCCGCAGCACCCTTATACGCAGGCACTATTGTCGGCCGCGCCAGAGCCCGACCCGGATCGCAAAAGCCGCCGTATCGTGCTTGAAGGCGATGTGCCGAGCCCATCGCGCATTCCGTCCGGCTGCAGCTTCCATACGCGCTGCCCGATTGCCAAGGACATTTGCAAGGTCGAGCGGCCCGCCCTGAAAGAGGTTGCAAGCGGCCAGATGGCCGCATGCCATTTCGCCGCGCCCAATCCAATCCCGCCGCGCGTGCGGGAAGTCGTCACCGAGTTCTAG